The Nostoc sp. 'Lobaria pulmonaria (5183) cyanobiont' DNA window GGTGAATGCAGAGAATGCTACGCTCATTTTAGTTGATGATGGCATTGCTACAGGTATGACGATAGCGGTAGCAGCAACTGCCATGAGATCGCTTTCTCCAGCAGCAATTTGGTTATGTACTCCATTAGCGCCACAAAAATTGCTACCTTGGTTAGAACAGTGGGGCGATCGCACAATAGTCTTGGAAACACCCGAACCCTTCTGGAGTGTGAGTAATTTTTACGCAGAATTTCCCCAAGTAGATACATTAGAAGTTCTTGTATATCTCCAACAACAAAAGACAATGGGATGAATTGATCTGTGCGAGTAATTTGGAATTGTTTTCCAATCTTACTTTTTAACTATTTGAAGATGTTCCCTGCTGATATTGCATAGCTTTGGCATAATCACCCAAGGCGTAGCAAGCGACTTTCAGACTGGCAAGAGCTTGTTCTTCACTGCGACGATCTTTGATATTTTTAGCTAACAGCAAACGTTCTTCATAATATGTAATTGCTTTGTTATAGTCACCCAAAGCTTCACAAGCAACTCCTAAACTACTTAAAGACTGTTCCTCACTACGCTTGTCTTGAATTTCTTTGGCTAATTGCAACCGATCTTCATAATACTTAATGGCTTTGGTATAATCACCTAAAGCATAACAAGCATTGCCCAGATTCTTTAGCACCTGAGAAGCACTGCGAACATTTTTTAAGGAGCGTGATAGGACTACACACTGCTCATAATAAGCGATCGCTTTTGGGTAATTGTTCAAAGCATACCAAGCATTACCCAAATTCTTGAGTACCTGTTCCTCGCCCCAATTATCTTTGAGTTCCCGCACAATCTCTAGACTTTGCTGCTGATACTCAATAGCCTGTGTAAAGTTGCCTAAAGCTTTATATACCAATCCCAAATTATTCAGTGCTGCCACCTGACTGCGTTTATCTTGCAGTTGCTGCGTTATTTTCAAACATTTTTCTAGAAACTCAATAGCCTTTTTATGGTCATTCAGATGACGGTATGCATTGCCTAAATGGGAAAGTGCTTGCATTTGCAATCCTAAATCTGAGGTGTTATTGAGCAAAGACAGACACTGTTGGGAGTAAGATATAGCACCTTTATAGTCTCCAGCACTGTAAGTTACCAATCCTAAAAAAGAAAGTACCTGTGCCTGTTTTTCTAAATCGCCAACTGCCTGAAACAGTACTAAGGACTGCTGTAAAGACTTCATAGCCGCTATTAATTCGCCAGATTGCTGCTGTTGAATTCCTTGCCCTAGTAGCTTAGACGCTTCCGACAAACGGTCATCACTTTCTTGTGGGGGTATTATTTCTGCTTGTGAACCAGAGTCAAATTCATGGGTAATTGTATTACGCTTCACTGGTTTTAGGTATGTTATGGGCAATTACAAGGGAACTATATGTTTCGATCTGTTATTCCATTCGCCTTTAGACATCAACTCCTTCCTGTGAAGTCTGGTGCTAAATCTAGTGTTCCCAAAACCAGGATGCATCTTTCATCACTCTGGTTTACCACAGCGTAAATTTAAAAGAGGTGAGAATTTATATAGCGATCGTTAATCGAGGCTTTCAGATTTACCCTCATGAAGAGTAATAACTATATAACAGTCTTAGAGCGTTTGCAAACGTCTGTATTTATTATTTATTCGTGTTCTCTACGTCTGAAATAGTTCGATTAAA harbors:
- a CDS encoding tetratricopeptide repeat protein; translated protein: MPITYLKPVKRNTITHEFDSGSQAEIIPPQESDDRLSEASKLLGQGIQQQQSGELIAAMKSLQQSLVLFQAVGDLEKQAQVLSFLGLVTYSAGDYKGAISYSQQCLSLLNNTSDLGLQMQALSHLGNAYRHLNDHKKAIEFLEKCLKITQQLQDKRSQVAALNNLGLVYKALGNFTQAIEYQQQSLEIVRELKDNWGEEQVLKNLGNAWYALNNYPKAIAYYEQCVVLSRSLKNVRSASQVLKNLGNACYALGDYTKAIKYYEDRLQLAKEIQDKRSEEQSLSSLGVACEALGDYNKAITYYEERLLLAKNIKDRRSEEQALASLKVACYALGDYAKAMQYQQGTSSNS